DNA sequence from the Lasioglossum baleicum unplaced genomic scaffold, iyLasBale1 scaffold2115, whole genome shotgun sequence genome:
TCAGTCTTTCTCGTCTTCAGCTTCGAGAGAGCACGCTTTCGGGGTCAGATCTGTCTTGGAGTGTGTCCACCTCGTCTCAACCCTCAGCTGTCCTCGGTCATTGACCCGATACATCGGCCCGTTCTCGCTGTTCACGCGATCTCTCACGGGGTGCTGTGTGCAGTGTGGTCAGGAGAAGTGTTCTTCGCGGGGGTGCAATCGGTATCGTCGCACAGGCGAGAATAAACACAGGGATTTCGTGCGCATATACGTTGTTTCCCCTTTTTCCGCTGGTCATTGTCATCTCGTTGTATATCGCATCtcctctccccccctctctctctctctctctctctccccccttcTCTCCCCTCTCCGTGCTTCATTGTTCTTCACGCATTCGCTGGCCGCTGATTCGAGTCGCAACGCGCGGCTGTACGCGAGACGAGTCTATCAGAGAAGCGTCAGAAGCATGGTGGATCAACAGCAGACGGACCAGCAACAGGAAGCCGTGCCAAGCGTGGTGGAGCTGAACGTGGGCGGTGTATTTTACACCACCGCTCTCACCACCCTCACCCGGGAAGGCGATTCTCATCTGGCCTCTTTGTTTTCGGGGAAAACGCCGGTAGAGAAAGATGCGAAAGGGAAATATTTCCTGGACCGTGACGGGGTACTGTTCCGTTACGTCCTCGATTTCCTGCGCAATCAGGCGCTGGTTCTACCGGAAGGGtttcgagagaaagaaagattgAAACAGGAAGCGAACTTTTACGGCTTGCCCGGCCTGGAACGTGCCATTGTGGAGAACGGCAAGTCTTCCGGTTCCTTGACCTCTTCCGGGAAAAGAGCACCCGGATATATAACAGTCGGCTATCGTGGAAGCTTCGCGTTCGGTCGCGAGGGTCTGGCGGATGTAAAGTTTCGGAAGCTGTCGAGGATCCTTGTATGCGGCCGCGTGACTCTTTGCAGGGCCGTGTTCGGGGAGACTTTAAACGAGAGCCGTGATCCGGACCACGGTACCACGAATCGTTACACCTCGAGGTTCTTCCTGAAGCATAGCTCCATCGAGCAGGCATTCGACATGCTTCAAGAGCAAGGTTTTAAACTGGCCGGTAGCTGCGGCTCCGGCACAGCTGGCGGCAATTCGGAACAACTGAAACCCGGAGTGGATTCCGAAGAGAACCGTTGGAATCATTACAACGAGTTCGTTTTCGTTCGCGAATAAATAGCATACTTCGGTCTTCCTTGGTCTGAATTAGCTAAACGTGTGGGCTGTTGAGAATAGTCGATGTCCTTTTGACGCGATCGACGAAGATCCAGTCCGAGCTTTCAAATGGAATTCTCCGATTTTTTCGTCGGCGGCGACGACACAGAGGAATTGGCTTCCTGAAGACTTTCCTTTTCGAACTGAGACCGCAACCGGTAGGGTAAAGAGTAGATGAACTTTTTCGTCGTCACGCGACCACTGTGCATGTACTATTCAAATTCATTGAGCTATAATAGAACGATAATGCCAGGAATTCCTCTTTCAAATGTTCTCCGCTCGTTTCTTCCACGAATAGGATCTGGAAAGGATGTTGACGGAAGAGGCACGTAACGTTGTCACTATTTGAATAAAGTTCGTCTGCATACGACGAGGGGATCTTTGTTGAAATTAACAGACTTGTCTGTAACACGTGTATTTCAACGCGGTGTTGAACGTCGGTCGAAGCACTTCGGGGATGAAACAAGGCCGGGTTCATCTTGCTTAATTCTGCGGTAATTGGCAGTAGTACAAAGACCAAAGAAACTTGGAAGACGACGGAGGGTATTATGACAC
Encoded proteins:
- the LOC143221247 gene encoding BTB/POZ domain-containing protein KCTD16-like; amino-acid sequence: MVDQQQTDQQQEAVPSVVELNVGGVFYTTALTTLTREGDSHLASLFSGKTPVEKDAKGKYFLDRDGVLFRYVLDFLRNQALVLPEGFREKERLKQEANFYGLPGLERAIVENGKSSGSLTSSGKRAPGYITVGYRGSFAFGREGLADVKFRKLSRILVCGRVTLCRAVFGETLNESRDPDHGTTNRYTSRFFLKHSSIEQAFDMLQEQGFKLAGSCGSGTAGGNSEQLKPGVDSEENRWNHYNEFVFVRE